In a single window of the Bacteroidota bacterium genome:
- a CDS encoding OmpA family protein — translation MKRFLFFCFAFLCAASVSAQSRRDWMEFGDQAFLKKDYKLALTCYQHVVTFMPGSDRDLVTPYECRPYVPPRKTVDSAALNKASQKTDTTSKKLPPVQGNDPRTRYVTHRIAECYRLLHDYDNAELWYALAAQIPDDRFSEVRYWYGVALMNNAKYDDASKQFETYLATLPQGDARVEKVTRNINGCLFALDSTHVKKAVRTWLLDSVINAGTTAFAATYYSNSDQLLFTSGRIGNVSADAKNNPGLEAYTTDVYLATRVNGLWLPPQQMKTNLGVLNTPVNEGAASVSFGLQHLFFTRWSENGQECAIFLSRSVGEEWLAPLKLNASVNTPGTRAMHPCMSNDGTTLYFASDREGGFGGLDIWSVQIDENGNASNPVNMGALINTAGDEITPFFHFTSGTLFYSSNGMGGFGGFDIVKTSFNTDDSTWSQPRNLDAPFNSSRDDAYFVLDRLQQEGYFSSDREKCSTCGPAGNGYCYRAYQFQNEPLVFSLKGHVYNVETNEPIGNALLTFKDIRGDQETFYIITDSAGYYETSLSLNQELYIKAQKNKFFGDATNISTVGLTDSRQFEHDFFLTPIPAGEIVIPGIEYDFDRATLRPESQKILDDLAKFLELNDNISVEISSHTDARGSDKYNERLSQDRAKSCVDYLISKGVSADRLVAKGYGEKQPLITEADINKLPTKDEQESAHQRNRRTAFRPIREGVIMDKWEGNMPK, via the coding sequence ATGAAACGTTTTTTGTTTTTTTGTTTCGCGTTTTTGTGTGCAGCTTCCGTTTCGGCGCAGAGCCGCCGCGACTGGATGGAGTTTGGCGATCAGGCTTTTCTGAAAAAAGATTACAAACTGGCGCTCACCTGTTATCAGCATGTAGTAACCTTTATGCCCGGCAGCGATCGTGATCTGGTTACACCGTATGAATGCAGGCCTTACGTTCCGCCCCGAAAAACAGTTGATTCAGCTGCGTTGAACAAGGCTTCGCAAAAGACAGATACTACGTCAAAAAAGCTTCCACCCGTGCAGGGGAACGATCCGCGTACGCGCTATGTCACACATCGCATTGCCGAATGTTACCGTTTGCTGCATGATTATGATAATGCGGAGTTATGGTATGCGCTGGCCGCACAGATTCCTGATGATCGTTTTTCGGAAGTGCGCTACTGGTATGGTGTTGCGCTCATGAACAATGCAAAGTACGATGATGCTTCGAAACAATTTGAAACGTATCTCGCTACCCTCCCTCAGGGCGATGCGCGTGTGGAAAAAGTAACACGCAACATCAACGGCTGTCTTTTTGCACTTGATTCTACTCACGTGAAAAAAGCAGTACGTACGTGGCTGCTTGATTCAGTAATTAATGCCGGAACAACTGCTTTTGCAGCTACGTATTACAGCAACTCTGATCAGTTGTTGTTTACCAGCGGGCGTATTGGTAACGTAAGTGCGGATGCGAAAAATAATCCGGGACTTGAAGCCTACACCACCGATGTGTATCTGGCTACACGGGTAAACGGTTTATGGCTTCCGCCGCAGCAGATGAAAACAAATCTCGGCGTGCTCAATACGCCGGTAAACGAAGGGGCTGCAAGTGTGTCGTTTGGTTTGCAACATCTGTTTTTTACCCGCTGGAGTGAAAACGGACAGGAATGTGCGATCTTTCTCAGCCGGAGTGTGGGCGAAGAATGGCTGGCTCCTTTGAAGTTAAATGCCTCGGTAAATACACCCGGCACCCGTGCCATGCATCCGTGTATGTCTAACGATGGCACCACATTATATTTTGCTTCCGACCGTGAAGGCGGTTTCGGTGGGCTTGATATCTGGTCGGTGCAGATAGATGAAAACGGTAACGCCTCGAATCCGGTAAATATGGGGGCACTCATTAACACAGCTGGTGATGAGATTACACCGTTTTTTCACTTTACCTCAGGTACGCTGTTTTACAGTTCAAACGGAATGGGTGGCTTTGGCGGTTTTGATATTGTAAAAACATCTTTCAACACCGACGATTCTACCTGGAGCCAGCCGCGTAATCTTGATGCGCCGTTCAATTCCTCGCGCGATGATGCTTATTTTGTGCTTGATCGTTTGCAGCAGGAAGGCTATTTTTCATCCGACCGTGAAAAGTGTTCAACCTGCGGGCCTGCCGGAAATGGTTATTGTTACCGCGCCTATCAGTTTCAGAACGAACCGTTGGTGTTCAGTCTCAAAGGCCATGTGTATAATGTGGAAACCAATGAACCTATCGGTAATGCGCTGCTTACGTTTAAAGACATACGCGGCGATCAGGAAACCTTTTATATCATTACCGACTCAGCCGGTTATTACGAAACTTCGCTTTCGCTGAATCAGGAACTTTATATCAAAGCCCAGAAAAATAAATTTTTTGGCGATGCCACCAATATTTCAACGGTAGGTCTTACAGACAGCAGGCAGTTCGAACATGATTTCTTCCTCACACCTATTCCTGCCGGTGAAATTGTAATTCCCGGTATCGAGTACGATTTCGACAGAGCCACATTAAGGCCCGAGTCGCAGAAAATTCTCGACGATCTGGCTAAGTTTCTTGAGCTGAACGACAACATCAGTGTGGAGATCAGTTCGCATACGGATGCGCGGGGCAGCGATAAATACAACGAACGCCTTTCACAGGATCGTGCAAAAAGTTGTGTGGACTATCTTATCTCTAAAGGGGTTTCAGCCGACAGACTTGTTGCCAAAGGTTATGGCGAAAAGCAGCCACTCATTACTGAAGCTGATATCAACAAACTTCCTACTAAAGACGAGCAGGAGTCGGCTCACCAGCGCAACAGACGCACGGCATTCCGTCCCATCCGTGAGGGTGTGATTATGGATAAGTGGGAAGGAAATATGCCAAAGTAG
- a CDS encoding SPOR domain-containing protein, translating to MENQVNVAHYISELLFLHDCVVVPGFGGFVCTYAPARIHPAQHTFHPPSKQLVFNRHLQQNDGLLAHAIASAVPCSFAEAMQAIEAFANDTSAALKAGKNVHLHHIGRLSLDPERNIRFEADEDVNFLIESFGLGTFQSMPVLRETVAEQPAVQTEPVRPLPPRENKVKADERPPVTARPLVTRRRAIAAAIIVPLAALAIWLPMQRLNNVQLAGFNWSGNTATGKYLPVNWFKQIQPVTDSFPIPPDLRGDTSGNLHITLENGQPLPVSRHVAAPESTRVERPQQPQAAPQAVQSGTFYVIGGAFSVPANAENYRKLLESKGYPTTLLQNVKGTLTHISIASFTSREEAERFMRTIQDSVAGAWILKR from the coding sequence ATGGAAAATCAGGTAAACGTAGCGCATTACATCAGCGAACTGCTGTTCCTCCACGATTGTGTGGTGGTTCCCGGGTTTGGCGGTTTTGTGTGTACGTATGCCCCGGCCCGTATTCATCCGGCGCAGCACACCTTTCATCCGCCCTCCAAGCAGCTGGTGTTTAACCGCCACCTGCAGCAGAACGACGGTTTGTTGGCACACGCCATTGCTTCTGCAGTGCCGTGCAGCTTTGCCGAGGCCATGCAGGCTATTGAGGCGTTTGCCAACGACACCTCTGCAGCGCTGAAAGCGGGTAAAAACGTGCATCTGCACCACATCGGCCGCCTCAGCTTAGATCCTGAGCGAAACATCCGTTTTGAGGCCGACGAGGATGTGAATTTCCTCATCGAATCGTTTGGTCTGGGCACCTTCCAGAGCATGCCGGTGCTGCGCGAAACCGTGGCTGAGCAGCCTGCCGTCCAAACTGAGCCCGTGCGCCCGCTGCCCCCGCGCGAAAACAAAGTAAAAGCCGACGAGCGTCCGCCCGTTACGGCCCGCCCGCTGGTAACCCGCCGCCGCGCCATTGCGGCTGCTATAATTGTTCCGCTTGCTGCGCTGGCCATCTGGCTGCCCATGCAGCGGCTTAATAATGTGCAGCTGGCCGGCTTTAACTGGAGCGGCAACACGGCTACCGGTAAATACCTGCCGGTAAACTGGTTTAAGCAAATTCAGCCCGTCACCGATTCCTTTCCCATTCCGCCCGATCTGCGCGGCGATACATCAGGCAATCTGCACATTACCCTCGAAAACGGACAGCCTTTGCCGGTAAGTCGCCACGTGGCCGCGCCGGAATCAACCCGTGTAGAAAGGCCGCAGCAGCCGCAAGCCGCACCGCAGGCAGTTCAGTCAGGCACGTTTTACGTAATCGGCGGCGCATTCAGCGTACCCGCCAATGCCGAAAATTACCGCAAACTCTTAGAGTCGAAAGGTTATCCCACCACACTGCTGCAAAACGTAAAGGGCACGCTCACCCACATCAGCATTGCCAGCTTCACCTCGCGCGAAGAAGCCGAGCGTTTTATGCGCACCATTCAGGACTCTGTGGCAGGTGCGTGGATTTTGAAGCGGTAA
- a CDS encoding PorP/SprF family type IX secretion system membrane protein — MKKRLTTFRLSGAMLICVVLCGAHNLRAQDFHLTHYDAAKIYLNPAMTGMFDGRFRIHANYRNQWTAVATRPFQTAALAWDKPIRRYGVGVQLMNNRAGVGNFNVLSLNASAAYDLQLDDANEHHVAFGMNAGFTQKSVNFGKLTWNNQYTMANGGSFDQSLPSGEMFAGNEQQYLLDVSAGALYYFARERSRFNPFVGFSAFHLNRPNESFFGMTTRLPIRYVLHAGGRVGINERLTLQPRFLSMWQLNNREMVLGLLANIYLPNSDSYVIAGPTFRTRDAFIFELGLKHGEYTYRISYDVNVSTLKPASNNRGGIEFSVVYVAKRKSPVVPPNCPRL, encoded by the coding sequence ATGAAGAAAAGGCTAACTACATTCAGACTGAGCGGCGCAATGTTGATTTGTGTTGTGCTGTGTGGTGCACACAATTTGCGTGCGCAGGATTTTCACCTCACGCATTATGATGCGGCGAAAATTTATCTCAATCCGGCCATGACGGGTATGTTTGACGGGCGTTTCCGCATCCATGCCAATTACCGGAATCAATGGACGGCAGTTGCTACACGGCCATTTCAAACGGCGGCATTGGCATGGGATAAACCGATACGCCGCTACGGAGTGGGTGTGCAGCTGATGAATAACCGTGCAGGTGTTGGCAATTTCAATGTGCTGAGTTTAAATGCTTCGGCTGCGTATGATTTGCAGCTTGATGATGCCAATGAGCATCACGTGGCATTTGGCATGAATGCCGGTTTTACGCAGAAGAGTGTGAATTTCGGTAAGCTTACATGGAACAATCAGTACACGATGGCTAACGGGGGAAGTTTCGATCAAAGTTTGCCAAGTGGTGAAATGTTTGCGGGGAATGAACAGCAATATCTGCTTGATGTGAGTGCCGGTGCGTTGTATTACTTTGCCCGTGAACGTAGCCGGTTCAATCCGTTTGTCGGCTTTTCAGCTTTTCATCTGAACAGGCCGAATGAATCGTTTTTTGGAATGACTACGCGATTGCCGATACGCTATGTGTTGCATGCCGGCGGACGAGTGGGAATAAATGAACGTCTTACGCTGCAGCCTCGTTTCCTTTCGATGTGGCAACTCAATAACCGGGAAATGGTGCTTGGCCTGCTTGCCAATATTTACTTGCCAAACAGTGATTCATACGTAATTGCCGGTCCCACTTTCCGCACCCGCGATGCATTTATTTTCGAACTCGGACTCAAGCACGGTGAATATACCTACCGGATCAGTTATGATGTAAATGTATCCACGCTAAAACCGGCATCCAACAATCGTGGCGGTATTGAATTTTCTGTGGTTTATGTAGCCAAACGTAAATCGCCTGTGGTTCCACCTAACTGCCCCCGACTGTGA
- a CDS encoding PKD domain-containing protein → MKKLLPLLLLLLLLPFSVKATHVVGASLTYEHLGGSTYRITLKMYRDCLPGNSAFPGSVRVEVRDTAGNSFSPDRDITMNFTSSSVVNPAIDSCAADPGLCLEEAIYTRVVNWLPPQPGGYHLFVQYCCRNYTLVNVNSSPITNLGTAWYTYIPNNAQVITNSSPTWVQPPPVFVCAQQPIDFDYSATDPDGDSLVYSFYNPYEDDPPTFVNGQCVFPTVVFLPGFGVTNPTGGAPLTLDPQTGFLSGSPPFIGQFVAGIRCEEYRNGVKIGEIVRDFQFNVVFCPPIAQPIIGQPAQACLSNNNTIQFDNQSTGNASTWFWDFGDTTVTTDTSFAFEPAYTYPGIGPYNVMLVINPNTPCADTVFRQVEFSTVTAYIIPGTDSVCVGDAVSFTDSSSTSGNASITGYWWDFGDGNQSTVQNPVHIFQSSGTYTVLHTATNSLGCQDTVPYIIDVLAPPIALAGSDTVACYNNAGVGLGGSVLNATGGIWLGAGTFTPSASVLNSTYQPTQTELDSGYAVLVLQTTGPTLCTHDYDSVRISFGPAPTANAGIDITVCVDTPYVSVCATISLATGGVWSTTGSGTFSTPNQLCTDYFPSQADRNAGSVVIYLSTTGNGNCLPVSDSVLITFTATPSITFTVPDTACSKLPFPVIAASGTGSGYWTTTGDGSFPGGDTTLVTTYLPGPGDLANGQVALIFNTLNNGGCRQQRDTVIVIIIPAPNSSFSHTSICPDVAMNFTDQSTSVTPIVSWLWNFGDTLSGAADSSSLASPQHLYPAGGYYSVSLTTISANGCPDTEVQQVFVYPYPQALFSTSGFCLKDGTVFNDLSTVDTGSVTGWQWLFGDNNSSTQQQPLHYYNASGTYTVSLIAVSNFGCRDTVTAPVDIYPSPTAQFTSTPYGFGNTTQQIQFTDQSYNNIVSWLWNWGDSTAASIVQHPSHAWQNPGTYTVSLVVADTNGCTDTALVDYIISTPPDVPSGFSPNGDGQNDVFQVFGGPFTNLEVRIYNNWGELIYITTSQVVSWDGTREGIPQAVGVYVYTVRATTPDGRDYFLSGDVTLLR, encoded by the coding sequence TTGAAAAAACTGCTACCCCTGCTGCTGCTGCTGCTGCTGTTGCCTTTCAGTGTAAAGGCTACACACGTGGTGGGCGCATCACTTACTTACGAGCATTTGGGCGGCTCCACTTACCGGATTACGCTAAAAATGTATCGCGACTGTTTGCCAGGTAACTCTGCTTTTCCGGGCAGTGTGCGGGTAGAAGTGCGCGATACTGCAGGCAATTCATTTTCGCCGGATCGGGATATTACCATGAATTTCACTTCTTCAAGTGTGGTGAATCCGGCTATTGATTCCTGTGCCGCCGATCCCGGACTATGCCTCGAAGAAGCAATTTACACACGTGTGGTAAACTGGCTGCCGCCCCAACCGGGCGGTTATCACTTGTTTGTGCAATATTGCTGCCGTAACTACACACTGGTAAATGTCAACTCCAGTCCCATTACAAATCTTGGTACTGCGTGGTACACCTACATTCCCAACAATGCACAGGTTATCACAAACAGTTCGCCCACTTGGGTGCAGCCGCCGCCGGTTTTTGTGTGTGCACAGCAGCCTATTGATTTCGACTATTCAGCTACAGATCCCGACGGCGATTCGCTTGTGTATTCGTTTTATAATCCCTACGAAGATGATCCGCCGACGTTTGTTAACGGACAGTGTGTATTTCCCACAGTGGTTTTTCTTCCCGGCTTTGGAGTAACCAATCCAACCGGCGGCGCACCACTTACACTTGATCCGCAAACGGGTTTCCTGAGCGGCTCGCCTCCTTTTATCGGACAGTTTGTGGCCGGTATTCGTTGTGAAGAATATCGCAATGGTGTGAAAATTGGTGAAATTGTGCGCGACTTTCAGTTCAATGTGGTGTTTTGTCCGCCCATTGCGCAACCCATCATCGGCCAGCCTGCACAGGCTTGCTTGAGCAACAACAACACGATTCAGTTTGATAACCAAAGTACCGGTAATGCCTCTACATGGTTCTGGGATTTTGGCGATACCACCGTTACTACCGATACATCTTTCGCTTTCGAACCCGCCTACACTTATCCCGGCATTGGTCCTTACAATGTAATGCTGGTAATTAATCCCAATACACCATGTGCCGATACTGTTTTCCGGCAGGTCGAATTTTCAACCGTAACTGCGTATATCATTCCTGGAACCGACAGCGTATGTGTGGGTGATGCCGTGAGCTTTACTGATAGTTCGTCAACAAGCGGAAACGCCAGCATTACCGGTTATTGGTGGGATTTTGGCGACGGGAACCAGAGTACGGTGCAAAATCCGGTACACATTTTCCAGTCGAGCGGTACATACACCGTGCTGCATACCGCTACCAATTCTCTGGGCTGTCAGGATACTGTGCCTTATATTATTGATGTGCTGGCACCGCCTATTGCCCTTGCCGGATCTGATACGGTGGCCTGCTACAACAATGCAGGAGTAGGGCTTGGTGGTTCGGTGTTAAATGCTACAGGGGGAATATGGCTGGGGGCAGGTACATTTACGCCTTCGGCCTCCGTACTCAATTCTACCTATCAGCCCACTCAAACCGAACTCGATTCGGGTTATGCGGTACTTGTGCTGCAAACTACCGGCCCCACACTTTGTACGCATGATTATGATTCGGTGCGCATCAGCTTCGGCCCTGCGCCCACGGCAAACGCCGGAATTGATATTACCGTGTGCGTGGATACGCCTTATGTAAGTGTGTGCGCCACAATAAGCCTTGCCACCGGCGGTGTATGGTCAACCACTGGCAGCGGTACGTTCAGCACACCCAACCAGCTTTGCACCGATTACTTCCCCAGTCAGGCCGACCGCAATGCCGGCAGTGTGGTTATTTACCTCAGCACCACCGGCAACGGAAACTGCCTGCCTGTGAGCGACAGTGTACTGATTACATTTACAGCCACTCCTTCAATCACATTCACTGTACCCGATACAGCCTGCAGTAAGCTGCCTTTCCCTGTAATTGCGGCAAGCGGCACGGGCAGCGGCTACTGGACAACCACCGGCGACGGCAGTTTCCCCGGCGGCGATACAACACTTGTTACCACCTATCTTCCGGGCCCCGGCGATCTTGCCAACGGACAGGTGGCGCTTATTTTTAATACACTGAACAACGGTGGTTGCCGCCAGCAGCGTGATACGGTAATTGTGATTATTATTCCCGCACCCAACAGCTCATTCAGCCACACCAGCATTTGTCCTGACGTGGCAATGAACTTTACCGACCAGAGCACTTCAGTTACGCCTATTGTAAGCTGGCTGTGGAACTTTGGCGATACGCTTTCGGGCGCGGCAGACAGTTCGTCGCTTGCATCTCCCCAACATCTCTATCCGGCCGGTGGTTATTACTCGGTTTCGCTCACCACCATATCGGCAAATGGTTGTCCGGATACCGAAGTGCAGCAGGTGTTTGTATATCCTTATCCGCAGGCGTTATTCAGTACTTCCGGTTTCTGTTTGAAAGACGGTACGGTTTTCAACGACCTGTCAACTGTGGATACCGGTAGCGTGACCGGCTGGCAATGGTTGTTTGGTGATAACAATTCATCGACCCAGCAACAGCCGTTGCATTATTATAATGCTTCGGGCACTTATACGGTGAGCCTTATTGCCGTTTCTAACTTCGGTTGCCGCGATACAGTAACGGCGCCGGTTGATATTTATCCTTCCCCCACGGCACAGTTTACCTCCACGCCCTACGGATTTGGAAATACCACACAGCAAATCCAGTTCACCGATCAGTCGTACAACAACATTGTAAGCTGGCTATGGAACTGGGGCGATTCTACAGCAGCTTCAATTGTGCAGCATCCTTCACATGCATGGCAGAATCCGGGCACTTACACGGTTTCATTAGTGGTGGCAGATACGAATGGCTGCACCGATACCGCACTTGTGGATTACATCATTAGTACACCGCCCGATGTACCCAGTGGTTTCTCGCCCAACGGCGACGGACAGAATGATGTGTTTCAGGTTTTCGGTGGGCCGTTTACGAATCTCGAAGTACGCATATATAATAACTGGGGCGAACTGATTTACATCACCACCTCACAGGTTGTGTCGTGGGATGGCACGCGCGAGGGCATACCGCAGGCTGTGGGCGTGTACGTATATACAGTGCGGGCCACCACACCCGACGGGCGCGATTATTTCCTTTCGGGCGATGTAACACTTTTGCGCTGA
- the kdsB gene encoding 3-deoxy-manno-octulosonate cytidylyltransferase codes for MNIIGIIPARYGSTRFEGKPLTDIGGKTMIRRVTEQAMKAQKLAAVAVATDDARIADEVRSFGGTVVMTSADHLNGTSRCAEAAELLGGQWDAVINIQGDEPFIHPGQIDLLAGLFDEPETEIGTLVKKLHDLADLDNANIIKVVLDEAKRGMYFSRSPIPHLRGVEAGARLEKHTFYKHIGIYGYRMHVLRQLVKLAPTPLEMAESLEQLRWRENGFSIRTALTDLETISVDVPTDIDKLRAAGLI; via the coding sequence ATGAACATCATCGGCATCATTCCCGCGCGCTACGGCTCTACCCGCTTCGAAGGCAAGCCACTTACCGATATTGGTGGTAAAACCATGATTCGCCGCGTAACCGAGCAGGCGATGAAAGCGCAGAAACTGGCTGCTGTGGCTGTAGCCACCGATGATGCACGTATTGCCGACGAAGTGCGCAGCTTTGGCGGTACTGTGGTAATGACTTCGGCCGATCATCTGAACGGTACGAGCCGCTGCGCGGAGGCTGCCGAATTGCTGGGCGGACAATGGGATGCCGTAATTAATATTCAGGGCGATGAACCGTTTATTCATCCGGGGCAGATTGATTTGCTGGCGGGTCTGTTTGATGAGCCGGAAACCGAAATCGGTACGCTGGTGAAAAAGCTGCATGATCTTGCCGACCTCGACAATGCGAACATCATTAAAGTAGTGCTTGATGAAGCCAAACGCGGCATGTATTTCAGCCGTTCGCCCATTCCGCACCTGCGCGGCGTGGAGGCCGGGGCGCGGCTTGAAAAACACACGTTTTACAAACACATCGGCATTTACGGCTACCGGATGCATGTGCTGCGGCAATTAGTAAAACTTGCGCCCACACCGCTCGAAATGGCAGAATCACTTGAGCAGCTCCGCTGGCGCGAAAACGGTTTCAGCATCCGCACCGCACTTACCGATCTTGAAACTATTTCAGTTGATGTGCCGACGGATATTGACAAACTCCGCGCCGCAGGTTTAATCTGA
- a CDS encoding SBBP repeat-containing protein, whose translation MLRKYPVFLLFAMIPLLAHAQLNVQWVGRYTTAGNNTDRARAMVLDANGNTCMTGTSWNGSNFDIVTTKFDTDGNLLWTVTFNGAANDFDEARAIALDTAGNIIVTGTTATTVTNYDIAVIKYNASGVLLWDTIYNGPGNNYDEPLDVITSRSGNIYITGGSDGSGTGSDVVTIAYTPGGTQLWATRYTGGGANIDAGKAITLDTTGNVYVTGTTRTSSVNNQDIITLKYNSAGVQQWFQRLNGPGSVYDEGTDIVVNDTGRVFVCGYVRALTGITNYDYITLSYSTTGTLLWQQSFNAAGNENDRANKIALTPYGKVVVTGRSLGSAATAEDCTTIMYDAATGTPQWTRTYDGGIINYDDGRNLLCDNLGNVFVTGYSFTAGQNHNYLLLEYDSLGNQMLLERWNGSGNNSDQAYSIGYDTLGSVYLGGMSRGAGTGEDYAVVKFCRLEADAGIDTSVCLGASVQLQAASSFGGIDSVWWVPAAGLSNPNIVNPIATPSSSTCYTVFIRNVYGCINADTVCITLYPLPGPAITSSGPLSICLGDSVSLTAQDTIGGPIAYLWNTGDTTQTITTDTSGTFIVTITNANTCSSQSQATVNVNALPNVSAGNDVGFCASTTVTLCATGALDYAWTPAFGLSDTTIACPVAGPTQSTTYIVYGTDANGCVNSDTVNISLYPFTPVPVISQNVAVLTSTPAATYQWYFNGNPIAGATQQSYTPTQNGSYYVVITDTNGCSSFSSTFTLADVGITTANAETWMQLYPNPNNGNFALHTTLEGKEAELLITSADGRLLHQQVIPAGSSTPLNIELPQADAGVYLLTLRAGDGSVKYGRFVISR comes from the coding sequence ATGCTTCGAAAATACCCCGTCTTTTTGCTGTTTGCAATGATTCCGCTGCTGGCGCACGCACAACTCAATGTGCAATGGGTTGGCCGATACACCACAGCCGGCAACAATACCGACCGCGCCCGCGCAATGGTACTCGACGCAAACGGTAACACCTGTATGACCGGCACCAGCTGGAACGGAAGCAATTTTGATATTGTCACCACCAAGTTTGATACCGACGGCAATTTGCTCTGGACAGTTACATTTAATGGTGCTGCAAATGATTTTGATGAGGCACGCGCTATTGCGCTTGATACCGCAGGAAATATTATTGTAACCGGCACCACTGCCACTACTGTTACCAATTACGACATTGCCGTTATCAAATACAATGCTTCGGGTGTATTGCTTTGGGATACTATTTACAATGGGCCGGGCAACAATTACGACGAGCCGCTTGACGTAATTACAAGCCGATCGGGGAATATTTACATTACCGGCGGCAGCGATGGTTCGGGCACTGGTTCTGATGTAGTGACCATTGCCTACACACCTGGCGGCACGCAGCTTTGGGCCACACGCTACACCGGTGGTGGTGCTAATATTGATGCCGGAAAAGCGATAACACTTGACACTACCGGGAACGTGTATGTAACCGGAACCACCCGTACCAGCAGCGTTAATAATCAGGATATTATTACACTTAAATACAACAGCGCCGGTGTGCAGCAGTGGTTTCAACGCCTCAACGGGCCGGGCAGTGTATATGACGAAGGCACCGATATTGTGGTAAACGACACCGGCCGTGTGTTTGTGTGCGGCTACGTTCGCGCACTTACAGGTATTACCAACTACGATTACATTACACTTTCTTATTCTACAACCGGCACCCTGCTCTGGCAACAAAGCTTTAACGCCGCCGGAAACGAAAACGACCGCGCCAATAAAATTGCGCTCACGCCTTACGGAAAAGTTGTGGTTACCGGACGCTCACTGGGCAGTGCCGCTACTGCCGAAGACTGCACCACCATTATGTATGATGCCGCCACCGGCACACCGCAATGGACACGTACATACGACGGAGGAATTATCAACTACGATGATGGCCGCAACCTGCTTTGCGACAACCTGGGCAATGTGTTTGTAACCGGCTACTCGTTTACAGCCGGACAAAACCACAACTACCTGCTGCTTGAGTACGACAGCCTCGGCAACCAGATGCTGCTTGAACGCTGGAACGGTTCGGGCAACAATTCCGATCAGGCATACAGCATTGGCTACGATACGCTGGGCAGTGTGTACCTCGGTGGCATGAGTCGCGGAGCGGGCACGGGCGAGGATTACGCCGTGGTGAAATTCTGCCGCCTCGAGGCCGATGCGGGTATTGATACTTCTGTTTGTCTCGGCGCATCGGTACAGTTGCAGGCGGCATCGTCGTTTGGCGGTATCGACAGTGTGTGGTGGGTTCCCGCAGCCGGACTCAGCAATCCGAACATTGTCAATCCAATAGCCACACCCTCGTCCAGCACCTGCTACACGGTGTTCATCCGCAATGTATATGGCTGCATCAATGCCGATACGGTATGCATCACCCTGTATCCGCTTCCCGGCCCGGCCATTACTTCAAGCGGCCCCCTCAGCATCTGCCTCGGCGATTCAGTTTCACTTACCGCTCAGGACACCATCGGTGGCCCCATTGCCTACCTCTGGAACACCGGCGATACCACTCAAACCATCACCACCGATACTTCGGGCACATTCATCGTAACCATTACCAACGCCAACACCTGCAGCAGTCAGAGCCAGGCCACGGTGAACGTAAATGCACTGCCCAACGTTTCGGCCGGAAATGATGTGGGCTTTTGCGCCAGCACCACTGTTACACTTTGTGCCACCGGCGCATTGGATTATGCGTGGACACCCGCTTTCGGACTCAGCGACACCACCATTGCCTGCCCTGTGGCCGGCCCCACACAAAGCACCACCTACATTGTGTATGGCACTGATGCCAACGGCTGCGTAAACAGCGATACAGTTAATATTTCGCTTTATCCGTTTACACCTGTGCCCGTAATTTCGCAAAATGTAGCCGTGCTTACTTCTACTCCGGCAGCCACATACCAGTGGTATTTCAATGGCAATCCCATTGCCGGAGCCACGCAGCAGAGCTACACACCCACACAAAACGGCAGCTACTATGTGGTAATTACCGACACCAACGGCTGCAGTTCATTCTCTTCCACATTCACACTGGCCGATGTGGGCATAACCACAGCAAATGCAGAAACGTGGATGCAGCTTTATCCCAACCCCAACAACGGAAATTTTGCGCTGCACACCACACTTGAAGGCAAAGAAGCCGAGTTACTTATCACTTCTGCCGACGGGCGTTTGCTGCATCAGCAGGTAATTCCGGCCGGCAGCAGCACACCGCTTAACATTGAACTGCCGCAGGCCGATGCAGGTGTGTATCTGCTTACACTGCGTGCGGGCGACGGCAGTGTGAAGTACGGACGGTTTGTGATTTCGCGGTGA